One window from the genome of Flavobacterium agricola encodes:
- a CDS encoding Crp/Fnr family transcriptional regulator — translation MLSHIHKKIVLTENEEKTLVTFFNLKSLKKKQLVLQEGGISDSISFVATGLLRSYTMNEKGNEHISLFAWEGWWISNFNSFICGGEAKLNIDAIEDSTLLQLTRENYEKMLEAIPAMEKYFRILYQNSLTTKDTRLISANTHTAEEKYIHFLESYPNLIKRLPQNLIASYLGITPETISRIKKKIND, via the coding sequence TTGCTTTCGCATATACATAAAAAAATTGTTTTAACAGAAAATGAAGAAAAAACACTTGTTACTTTTTTCAATTTAAAAAGTTTGAAAAAAAAGCAACTCGTATTACAAGAAGGCGGTATATCTGATTCAATTTCATTTGTTGCAACCGGTTTATTAAGATCGTACACAATGAATGAAAAAGGCAATGAACATATTAGCTTGTTTGCCTGGGAAGGTTGGTGGATTTCGAACTTTAATAGCTTTATTTGTGGAGGTGAAGCTAAGTTAAACATTGATGCTATCGAGGATTCTACTTTATTACAGCTTACTAGGGAGAATTATGAGAAGATGCTTGAAGCAATTCCAGCAATGGAAAAGTACTTTCGTATTCTCTATCAAAATAGCTTAACTACTAAAGATACAAGGCTAATTAGCGCTAATACACATACTGCTGAAGAAAAATACATTCATTTTTTAGAATCTTACCCTAATTTAATTAAACGTTTACCTCAGAACTTAATAGCATCATACCTAGGCATAACCCCTGAGACCATTAGTAGAATAAAGAAAAAAATAAATGATTAA